From Schizosaccharomyces pombe strain 972h- genome assembly, chromosome: II, the proteins below share one genomic window:
- the frg1 gene encoding FRG1 family mRNA-processing protein, producing the protein MSMRLTFKGDKKIQKKKKKNTKSLQSSLESAENDPFWTDANELNELEGPAVIYKIDDDAGVSLGIEEVKESCVLLPLDKVSLEPELTRQVFLLSILNNTILLKSCLGKYMSCSKSGDLYCTQEAVGSQEQWIAENLGSGFWAWKSVSTKKYLTLSREKQDQAIACVSDTVIPEAKWRIRVQTRFLKKNKSSLFDNPTIHSRQLESMAGRKLSTDEKKTLKKAFKEGVLHEALLDLRVSSRSDKYG; encoded by the exons ATGTCTATGCGATTAACTTTCAAGGGAGACAAAAAGAT tcaaaagaagaaaaaaaagaacacAAAATCACTTCAATCTTCTCTAGAATCAGCTGAAAACGATCCTTTTTGGACGGACGCAAACGAGCTAAATGAGCTTGAGGGTCCAGCGGTTATATA TAAAATAGACGATGATGCTGGTGTATCTCTTGGAATTGAAGAAGTTAAAGAAAGTTGCGTTCTTCTTCCCCTCGACAAAGTTTCGCTAGAGCCAGAATTGACGCGCCAGGTGTTTTTGTTATCCATACTGAACAATACTATACTATTGAAAAGCTGTTTAGGTAAATACATGTCATGTAGTAAGTCTGGAGACTTGTATTGTACGCAAGAGGCGGTAGGATCACAGGAACAATGGATAGCGGAGAATCTGGGCTCAGGATTTTGGGCTTGGAAAAGTGTATCaacgaaaaaatatttaacatTAAGTAGAGAAAAACAAGATCAGGCCATTGCATGTGTCTCTGACACTGTCATTCCTGAAGCCAAATGGAGAATTCGAGTACAAACTCGTTTcctaaagaaaaacaagtcttctttatttgaCAACCCAACCATACATTCCAGACAATTAGAATCTAT GGCTGGAAGAAAACTTTCTACcgatgaaaaaaagaccCTCAAAAAAGCGTTTAAGGAAGGAGTTCTTCATGAAGCATTACTAGATTTACGAGTATCTTCAAGGAGCGACAAATATGGTTAA
- the ppk32 gene encoding serine/threonine protein kinase Ppk32 — translation MLANALRLVSNSKKIKYDYDIQKENSVQVGPWTVYSASKKGTNEEVSVFTFDKKNLSTLLKRGSIDSNLKTNYVLELLRKDVSSLSRLRHPSLLQVVEPLEESKSSMSFVTRRIQSMLQDFIKSSNGGFSNYGSSANGKSSGNALEEVEIQKGLLQIIDGLVFLHGSAKVIHYNIRPSSVVVDAKGDWKLCGFSFSQSVESARYEFNDYDFGIPSSLQQSMDFLAPEYITHEIAGPESDVFSFGCLIYSIFNKNQSIINANNHLLSYEKEITSLNSPTFIESKNLPSENLKSLLKETLAVDPKQRASMFELERSPYFTGSAIAALRFLESFPEKLPSEKVSFMESLSKNLTTFPYRIQSQKILPTLLDHLNDQKLVPSLLPCIFEISKGLDSSIFSSKVFTAIFPIISAANSYPERVPLCIFQYMDCLKSKLPSGEFLSKIVPFIYGCFENSSLNVQTTSIQILGTLLDIIDVTTVKSSICPKLYHSFSVTNQLDVKVAILDTFNVFINQKFLDSFAIVDKLLPVLEKVKTREPTVVMGMVTVYISAGAIIPEETVHEQVIPRLWILSVSPSLSLEQYNKCMREIRSLSDAVQKSHAKKLQSKPSSVVPNRITTDPFSSQTKEATSKPSSISPNKATTNIFTSQASLSSQGVARETSSASSYRSYSQRASTPAVTAKSSFHYATPTSGLSNFNSVTPSSSASLYPPLIPSEARTPSVQPANRRVTTPVVNQNTVTSDSSNDLGGWKSLL, via the exons ATGTTAGCCAATGCACTTCGACTAG TAtcaaattccaaaaaaattaaatatgaTTATGATATCcagaaagaaaattcagTCCAAGTAGGTCCTTGGACTGTTTATTCGGCATCCAAAAAGGGAACCAACGAAGAGGTTTCAGTGTTTAcatttgataaaaagaatttgtcCACCTTACTAAAACGCGGGTCTATTGACTccaatttgaaaacaaactATGTCTTAGAGCTTTTAAGAAAAGATGTGTCTTCTCTTTCTCGACTTAGGCATCCCTCTTTGCTTCAAGTGGTTGAACCTTTGGAAGAATCGAAATCTAGTATGTCGTTTGTTACTCGTCGAATTCAATCTATGTTACAAGATTTCATTAAGTCTTCCAACGGAGGATTTTCCAACTACGGTTCTTCTGCTAATGGTAAATCATCTGGGAATGCGTTGGAGGAAgttgaaattcaaaaaggGTTACTACAAATTATTGATGGGTTGGTTTTCCTACATGGTTCTGCGAAGGTTATTCACTACAACATTCGCCCAAGCTCAGTAGTAGTGGATGCTAAAGGTGATTGGAAACTTTGCGGATTCTCATTTTCTCAGTCGGTTGAGTCGGCTCGATATGAATTCAACGATTATGACTTTGGAATTCCATCCTCCTTGCAACAGAGCATGGACTTCTTGGCACCAGAATATATCACTCATGAAATTGCTGGTCCTGAAAGCGATGTATTTTCATTTGGGTGTTTGATTTACTCCATTTTTAATAAGAATCAAAGTATAATTAACGCCAATAACCATCTTTTATCTtatgaaaaggaaatcaCATCTCTTAACTCTCCTACATTCattgaaagcaaaaatttgccatctgaaaatttaaaatcctTGTTAAAGGAAACATTAGCTGTGGATCCAAAGCAAAGGGCTAGTATGTTTGAGCTAGAGAGATCTCCCTATTTTACAGGAAGTGCTATAGCTGCTCTTCGGTTTTTAGAGAGTTTTCCTGAGAAACTTCCATCTGAGAAGGTTTCTTTTATGGAATCGTTGAGTAAGAATCTTACTACGTTCCCCTATCGTATTCAATCTCAAAAAATCTTGCCTACTTTGTTGGACCATTTAAACGACCAAAAGCTGGTGCCTTCATTGTTGCCTTGTATCTTTGAAATCTCTAAGGGTTTagattcttcaattttttcttcgaaAGTATTTACGGCAATTTTTCCTATTATATCGGCTGCTAATTCATATCCTGAAAGAGTTCCCTTATGCATATTTCAATATATGGATTGTTTAAAATCCAAGCTACCAAGTGGTGAATTCTTGTCCAAAATTGTTCCGTTCATATATGGTTGTTTCGAAAATTCATCATTGAATGTGCAAACAACGTCCATCCAAATACTTGGTACTCTCCTTGATATCATCGATGTCACGACTGTAAAGTCTTCTATTTGTCCTAAACTTTATCATTCTTTCTCCGTTACGAATCAGTTAGATGTAAAGGTCGCCATCTTAGACACGTTTAACGTTTTcatcaatcaaaaatttttagattcTTTTGCGATTGTTGACAAGTTATTACCTGTTTTAGAGAAGGTGAAAACTCGAGAACCAACTGTTGTAATGGGAATGGTTACGGTTTATATTTCTGCCGGTGCCATAATTCCCGAAGAGACAGTACATGAACAAGTGATTCCCAGATTATGGATTTTAAGTGTTTCACCAAGTCTGTCTCTCGAACAGTATAATAAATGTATGAGAGAAATTCGAAGTTTGAGTGACGCTGTTCAAAAATCTCAtgctaaaaaattacaatcCAAGCCTTCTTCTGTAGTCCCCAATCGAATCACTACCGATCCATTTTCATCGCAGACTAAGGAAGCAACTTCCAAGCCGTCCTCTATATCACCTAATAAGGCTACCACTAACATCTTTACTTCTCAAGCAAGCTTGTCCAGCCAGGGTGTTGCCCGCGAAACTTCGAGTGCATCTTCATATCGAAGTTATTCTCAACGTGCTTCTACACCCGCCGTAACCGCTAAATCTTCTTTCCACTATGCCACTCCAACAAGTGGTTTATCAAACTTCAATAGTGTAACTCCTTCCTCCTCAGCCAGCTTGTACCCACCATTGATACCATCTGAGGCAAGAACTCCCAGTGTACAGCCTGCAAATAGAAGAGTTACTACACCCGTTGTTAACCAAAACACAGTTACGAGTGACAGTTCCAACGATCTTGGTGGCTGGAAAAGCCTTCTTTAG
- the rpa2 gene encoding DNA-directed RNA polymerase I complex subunit Rpa2 — MSFQTLERERTFKNPPKDGTSFPDLQKAVKPHVDSFNALTNAGLLNYAVKEIGEKCAFDSITQEEGGALKFGNKISFRVDEVQIAKPMLSSRERSSINRKVYPAEARERLTTYKSRLVLKFSWSVNGGPRQSEMREVGMIPIMVRSNRCHLEGLSPAELIAHKEESEEMGGYFIVNGIEKLIRMLILPKRNHPTAIIRPSFANRGTSYSQYGLSIRCVRPDQSSLTNTLHYLNNGVTMFRFHWRKNEYLIPSMMILKALLETSDKEIFEGIVGKDLGNTFLTDRVELMLRAYKSYGLYSQTETLQYLGSKFRVVLGVAEDLTDVEVGRFLLQKVVLVHLREAKDKFRLLLFMIRKLYALVAGECCADNPDSPQHQEILLGGFLYGQILKEKIEDWLNSIRAQINLDVRRSAPGVDFSDRKYLTRVFSKINNDIGTKLQYFLSTGNLVSNTGLDLQQATGYTVVAEKLNFYRFLSHFRMVHRGAFFAELKTTTVRKLLPEAWGFMCPVHTPDGSPCGLLNHLARKCEIVTHPSDVSQIPSLLLSLGVDPPSVVGHESGWGCVQLDGKIVGWCTYKLAKHVADVLRLMKIEYAVKLRNGTATEPAKVPLDLEIGYVPPSHNGQYPGLYLFSNPARMVRPVKHISTGELDMLGPFEQVYMDIACFPKEIVPKVSTHVEYSPTNVLSIVANMTPFSDFNQSPRNMYQCQMGKQTMGTPGTALRYRTDNKLYRLQTGQTPVVRPKLHNTYGLDHYPNGTNAVVAVISYTGYDMEDAMILNKSAHERGFGYGTVYKGESFDLSQKRRRGEPVVHHFGFAPGSTPRREWLQKLDADGLPFIGIKLEDGDPIVAYYDESTGQNFIETYHGTEPGFVDEVRLLGNDVGDSECQQIHVKLRITRSPIIGDKFSSRHGQKGICSQKWPTVDMPFTESGMQPDIIINPHAFPSRMTIGMFIESLAGKAGACHGLAQDSTPFIYSEQQTAADYFGEQLVKAGYNYHGNEPMYSGITGQEMKADIYIGVVYYQRLRHMVSDKFQVRTTGPIHNLTRQPVKGRKRAGGIRFGEMERDAVIGHGTSFLMQDRLMNCSDYAQSWVCRDCGSIISIMSTISMNGVGSASEVRCRSCAKPALGLEDTSDIWQDGSGKKFVGGTNTTLIALPSVFNYLTAELTAMNIKMMLEVK, encoded by the coding sequence ATGTCATTCCAAACGTTAGAGCGAGAAAGGACGTTTAAAAATCCGCCCAAGGACGGAACGAGCTTTCCAGATTTGCAAAAGGCCGTAAAACCTCATGTTGATTCCTTTAACGCCCTTACTAATGCCGGACTACTCAACTATGCTGTTAAGGAAATTGGTGAGAAATGTGCATTTGACTCGATCACACAAGAAGAAGGTGGTGCATTGAAATTTGGAAATAAGATTTCCTTCCGCGTTGATGAGGTTCAAATTGCGAAGCCAATGTTGTCTAGTCGTGAAAGGTCTTCTATTAACCGCAAAGTCTACCCTGCTGAAGCCAGAGAGCGTTTGACTACTTATAAATCAAGATTGGTTCTTAAATTCTCATGGAGTGTCAATGGAGGCCCTAGACAATCAGAAATGCGTGAAGTAGGCATGATTCCCATCATGGTACGGTCCAACAGATGTCATCTGGAAGGATTGTCTCCTGCCGAACTTATTGCTCATAAAGAGGAGAGCGAAGAGATGGGCGGTTACTTTATCGTTAACGGTATTGAGAAGTTGATTCGTATGTTAATTTTACCTAAGCGCAATCATCCTACTGCCATCATTCGCCCTTCTTTTGCCAATCGTGGTACTAGCTACTCACAGTATGGTTTATCTATTCGTTGTGTCCGTCCAGACCAGTCTAGTTTAACCAACACCCTTCATTATCTTAACAATGGTGTTACGATGTTTCGTTTTCACTGGCGTAAAAACGAATATTTAATTCCTTCGATGATGATTCTTAAGGCCCTGTTAGAAACCAGcgataaagaaatttttgaggGCATTGTTGGTAAAGATTTGGGAAATACTTTCTTGACGGATCGTGTTGAGCTTATGCTTAGAGCTTATAAGTCCTATGGTCTTTACTCCCAAACTGAAACACTTCAGTATTTGGGTAGCAAATTTCGTGTTGTTCTCGGCGTTGCTGAAGACCTAACTGATGTTGAAGTTGGCCGCTTTCTCTTACAAAAGGTTGTTTTAGTTCACCTTCGTGAAGCTAAGGATAAATTCCGCCTTCTCCTATTTATGATCCGCAAGTTATATGCACTTGTAGCTGGAGAGTGCTGTGCCGATAACCCTGACTCTCCACAACATCaggaaattttattagGTGGTTTTCTTTATGGTCAAATTCTTAAGGAGAAGATTGAGGATTGGCTAAATAGCATCCGCGCTCAAATTAATTTGGATGTTCGACGCTCAGCGCCTGGTGTTGATTTCTCCGATCGTAAATACTTGACCCGTgtcttttctaaaattaacAATGACATCGGAACGAAATTACAATATTTCTTGAGTACCGGTAACCTTGTTTCCAATACTGGTCTTGATTTACAACAAGCTACAGGTTACACTGTTGTCGCCGAGAAGTTGAACTTCTACCGCTTTCTTTCACATTTTCGAATGGTACACCGTGGTGCATTTTTTGCTGAGCTTAAAACTACTACTGTCCGTAAATTGCTTCCTGAAGCTTGGGGTTTCATGTGTCCAGTTCACACACCCGATGGTTCTCCATGTGGTCTTTTAAACCATTTGGCTAGAAAATGTGAAATTGTCACCCATCCTTCTGATGTAAGTCAAATCCCATCACTTTTGCTATCGTTGGGTGTTGATCCTCCAAGTGTAGTTGGTCATGAATCTGGTTGGGGATGCGTACAATTGGATGGAAAGATTGTTGGTTGGTGTACTTACAAACTTGCTAAGCACGTTGCTGATGTGCTAcgtttaatgaaaattgaatatgCTGTCAAGTTGCGTAATGGAACTGCCACTGAACCTGCTAAGGTCCCTTTAGATTTGGAAATTGGATATGTGCCTCCGTCTCATAACGGGCAATATCCAGGTCTTTATCTGTTTAGCAATCCTGCAAGGATGGTTCGACCGGTTAAGCACATTTCTACTGGTGAACTTGATATGCTTGGTCCATTTGAGCAAGTTTACATGGATATTGCATGTTTCCCTAAAGAAATCGTTCCTAAAGTTTCTACTCATGTAGAGTATTCGCCCACAAATGTACTCTCCATCGTTGCCAATATGACTCCATTCTCAGACTTTAACCAGTCTCCTCGTAACATGTATCAATGTCAGATGGGTAAACAAACTATGGGTACGCCTGGTACGGCCCTTCGTTATCGTACTGACAACAAACTTTATCGTCTTCAAACAGGACAAACACCAGTTGTTCGTCCTAAGCTTCACAATACCTATGGCCTCGATCATTATCCAAATGGTACAAACGCTGTTGTTGCCGTTATCTCATACACTGGTTACGATATGGAAGATGCTatgattttgaataaatctGCTCATGAGCGTGGTTTTGGTTATGGTACTGTATATAAGGGTGAATCTTTTGACCTTTCCCAAAAGCGTCGCAGAGGTGAACCAGTCGTTCACCATTTTGGTTTTGCTCCCGGTTCAACGCCTCGTCGCGAATGGTTGCAAAAGTTAGACGCCGACGGGTTACCTTTTATTGGAATTAAACTTGAGGATGGAGATCCCATTGTCGCTTACTATGATGAATCTACTggtcaaaattttattgaaaccTATCACGGTACTGAGCCTGGTTTTGTTGACGAAGTTAGACTCCTTGGTAATGATGTTGGTGATTCCGAGTGTCAGCAAATTCATGTTAAGCTTCGTATTACCCGTAGTCCGATTATTGGTGACAAATTTTCCTCTAGACATGGACAAAAGGGTATTTGTTCACAAAAGTGGCCCACTGTCGATATGCCGTTTACAGAAAGCGGAATGCAACCTGATATCATTATTAATCCTCATGCGTTCCCCTCTCGTATGACAATTGGTATGTTTATTGAAAGTTTAGCTGGTAAAGCTGGCGCCTGCCATGGCTTGGCTCAAGACAGCACACCCTTTATCTATTCTGAGCAGCAAACTGCTGCTGACTACTTTGGCGAACAATTGGTTAAGGCTGGTTACAACTATCATGGAAACGAGCCTATGTATAGTGGTATCACAGGACAGGAGATGAAGGCTGATATTTATATTGGAGTTGTCTACTATCAACGTCTTCGCCATATGGTTAGTGATAAATTTCAAGTACGTACAACCGGACCCATTCATAATCTTACTCGTCAACCCGTCAAAGGTCGCAAACGTGCTGGTGGTATTCGTTTCGGTGAAATGGAACGTGATGCTGTTATCGGTCATGGCACATCGTTCTTGATGCAGGATCGTTTAATGAATTGTTCTGATTATGCCCAGAGCTGGGTTTGTCGAGATTGTGGGTCTATTATTTCTATCATGTCTACAATTTCGATGAATGGCGTAGGAAGTGCCTCAGAAGTCAGGTGCAGAAGCTGTGCCAAACCCGCTTTGGGATTGGAAGATACCAGTGACATTTGGCAGGATGGTAGCGGAAAGAAATTTGTCGGCGGCACAAATACTACGTTGATCGCATTACCCAGTGTTTTCAATTACTTGACGGCGGAACTTACTGCtatgaatattaaaatgatGCTTGAAGTTAAATAG
- the psf1 gene encoding GINS complex subunit Psf1, whose translation MENGLGNRSNKLIRDSKRTQYLDYLPPYQADTVNDVVNEIRAADRESLGILQNVTHEASQPFQPQDHPSEAAALLMFHSSSIYNKRCLMAYHNLRLQRLRQYCWSGGKRMESCLDTSLSTYERDYLTRYSELLAAYKGAWSELDLTGSLVPPKNLFIDVRVLKDVGDIETEYGTINLTKNSQLHVRATDVERLIAQGFLAKL comes from the coding sequence ATGGAGAATGGTTTGGGGAATCgatcaaataaattaattcgGGACTCAAAGCGAACTCAGTATTTAGATTATCTCCCACCTTACCAAGCGGACACCGTTAATGATGTTGTCAACGAAATTCGTGCAGCAGATCGCGAAAGTCTAGgaattcttcaaaatgttACACATGAGGCTAGTCAACCTTTCCAGCCCCAGGACCATCCTTCTGAAGCGGCAGCTCTATTGATGTTTCATTCTTCTAGTATCTACAATAAGCGATGTTTAATGGCTTACCATAATTTAAGGCTGCAGCGGCTTCGTCAATACTGTTGGAGCGGAGGCAAACGAATGGAATCTTGTTTAGATACATCTCTAAGTACTTATGAGCGTGACTATTTAACGAGATATTCAGAACTTTTGGCTGCTTATAAAGGCGCTTGGTCCGAGCTGGATTTGACTGGTTCTTTGGTTCCTCctaaaaatttgttcatAGACGTCCGAGTTTTGAAGGACGTTGGAGATATTGAAACTGAATATGGTACTATTAACCTTACTAAAAATTCACAATTGCATGTGCGTGCTACAGACGTTGAACGACTCATTGCCCAAGGTTTTTTGGCTAAGTTATGA
- a CDS encoding circularly permuted 1,3-beta-glucanase yields MIAKSFIASFLFLCFAFSGVKADGCSEENGYYYCNQASEVEFTNVGYSSTYNEITNMDTSSCSCSSTPKSYGGNLAPFDEEFSFHFRGPIELKRFAVYYPDTSNALSSLRKRSNNQHMKRHPHHKRDDVIDSTLTVYETVMYTTAVYGDSATTPAASEAQASSDILSSLASLSSASTDNLAASVTPTTVAASVASSVDTDSASATISSVVDSATSSVSTVIPSSIISAAPPDSASESTPASTSYASSTTSATSTSTTSGSSGSSDWGRSSFYEADSGTSDNIVFLNNMGGSAGSGVWSSCFGNSLSFAASNGVDGASSSQVLENILVASDKEFSIWTATECNNDCGYYLPGIPAYHGFSGAKLVLMEFIMPHDSSSSYNQDMPAIWSLNAQIPRTLQYGNADCSCWTTGCGEFDIFEVLSTGNEKMIPTLHGSQGSSNGNGGGAGSSDYFARPTSSSMIGAVIYDTSSSGIYIIDVTDQNVSFDSTYSASDVDAWLQSGATIVQLSS; encoded by the coding sequence ATGATTGCCAAGTCGTTTATTGCttcttttctcttcctTTGTTTCGCGTTTTCTGGCGTTAAAGCCGATGGATGCTCTGAGGAAAATGGTTACTACTACTGTAACCAGGCCTCCGAAGTAGAATTCACCAATGTTGGCTATTCTTCTACTTATAACGAAATCACCAACATGGATACCTCTTCATGCTCTTGTAGCAGTACTCCCAAGTCTTATGGCGGCAATTTGGCTCCCTTTGACGAAGAGTTCTCCTTCCACTTCCGTGGCCCTATTGAGCTCAAGCGTTTTGCAGTCTATTATCCCGACACTTCTAACGCATTATCTTCTCTTCGTAAGCGTAGCAACAACCAACACATGAAGAGACATCCTCATCATAAGCGTGACGATGTCATCGACAGTACTCTTACCGTGTACGAAACGGTCATGTATACTACAGCTGTTTATGGTGATTCAGCCACCACACCAGCTGCTTCTGAAGCTCAAGCTAGCAGTGACATTTTGTCAAGCCTTGCCAGCCTTTCCTCTGCTTCTACCGACAATCTCGCTGCCAGCGTTACTCCTACTACTGTCGCTGCTTCTGTTGCATCTTCTGTCGATACCGATTCCGCTTCCGCCACTATTTCCTCAGTCGTCGACAGCGCTACTTCTTCCGTTAGTACCGTGATTCCATCTTCCATTATTTCCGCTGCCCCTCCTGATTCCGCCTCTGAGTCCACTCCTGCCTCTACTTCCTACGCATCCTCTACCACATCTGCCACTTCCACATCAACTACCTCTGGATCATCTGGCTCCTCCGACTGGGGTCGTTCCTCTTTCTATGAGGCCGATTCGGGCACCTCGGACAATATCGTCTTTTTGAACAACATGGGTGGTAGTGCTGGTAGTGGTGTTTGGTCTTCTTGTTTTGGTAACTCTCTTTCATTTGCTGCTTCCAATGGTGTTGATGGTGCCTCATCTTCTCAAGTCCTTGAAAATATCTTAGTGGCTTCTGACAAAGAGTTTTCCATTTGGACTGCTACCGAATGCAACAATGACTGTGGTTACTACTTACCAGGTATTCCTGCTTACCACGGTTTCTCTGGAGCCAAGCTTGTGTTAATGGAGTTTATCATGCCCCATGATAGCTCTTCTTCTTATAACCAAGACATGCCTGCCATTTGGTCTTTGAATGCTCAGATTCCTCGTACCCTTCAGTATGGAAATGCCGATTGCTCGTGCTGGACCACTGGATGTGGTGAATTTGACATCTTCGAAGTCTTGAGCACTGGTAACGAGAAGATGATTCCTACCCTTCACGGTTCACAAGGAAGCAGCAATGGTAACGGTGGTGGTGCTGGTTCCAGCGATTACTTTGCTCGTCCCACTAGCTCCAGCATGATCGGTGCTGTTATTTATGACACTTCTTCTTCTGGTATCTACATCATTGATGTTACCGACCAAAACGTTAGCTTTGACTCAACTTACTCTGCTTCTGATGTCGATGCTTGGTTGCAATCTGGTGCAACCATTGTTCAATTATCAAGTTAA
- the alp5 gene encoding Ino80, NuA4 and Swr1 complex actin-like protein Arp4, with translation MTSAFYGGDEVSAIVIDPGSKWTRIGFSGEDIPKCVLPSYCGEFSDGRRLFGEEYIYKSNPGMEIKNAIRNGWVENWDVTVDLWRYGLEQQLKTNPLEHPILITEPFDNPPENRVKTLETMFESLRCPATYLAKQETCAAFASGKGTACLVDIGAERSSVSAIYDGFVLQKGYQVQHFSGNAINDILAQTLRDKNFEVMPKYLVKSKNPVEIGQPANCELRPRDTTDSYHQFQVQRVYDEWKEECALISDVPFSSETTIAESEFEFPDGSRMMFGAERYQIPEHLFVPGSDEEMNEEPSKPIEQTENNEVSQQDSSVTNTSSRILGIPQLFQNCISECDVDIRASLLNNVIVCGGTSLMQGFSLRLQNELSKLYPGSRLKIHASGHVVERSYASWLGGSILSSLGTFHQLWISRQEYEEHGSDRLALIEKRCK, from the coding sequence ATGACTAGCGCATTTTATGGCGGAGATGAAGTTTCAGCTATTGTAATTGATCCTGGAAGCAAATGGACTCGAATAGGTTTTTCTGGAGAAGATATTCCCAAATGCGTACTCCCTAGCTACTGTGGAGAGTTCAGTGATGGCAGACGGTTGTTCGGTGAGGAATACATATATAAATCAAACCCTGGAatggaaataaaaaatgcaattcGTAATGGTTGGGTTGAAAATTGGGATGTTACTGTAGATCTCTGGCGTTATGGATTAGAGCAGCAGTTGAAGACTAATCCTTTAGAGCATCCAATCTTGATTACGGAACCATTTGATAATCCCCCAGAAAATCGAGTGAAAACACTAGAAACGATGTTTGAATCTTTGCGTTGTCCTGCAACATACCTCGCCAAGCAGGAGACGTGTGCGGCGTTTGCAAGCGGGAAAGGTACTGCTTGTTTAGTAGACATTGGTGCGGAGCGTAGCTCGGTGTCTGCTATATATGATGGTTTTGTGCTTCAAAAAGGCTATCAGGTTCAACATTTTTCTGGGAATGCAATTAACGATATTTTGGCGCAAACTCTCAGGGATAAGAATTTCGAAGTGATGCCTAAGTACTTAgtgaaaagcaaaaatccAGTGGAGATAGGGCAGCCAGCTAATTGTGAGTTACGTCCTCGTGATACTACAGATTCTTATCATCAATTTCAGGTCCAGCGAGTCTACGATGAATGGAAAGAAGAATGTGCTCTCATTTCCGATGTTCCATTTTCATCTGAAACCACGATTGCTGAATCAGAGTTCGAATTTCCAGACGGTTCCCGTATGATGTTTGGCGCGGAACGCTATCAAATTCCTGAACATTTGTTTGTGCCAGGAAGtgatgaagaaatgaaCGAGGAACCTTCGAAGCCAATAGAACAAACCGAAAATAATGAGGTATCACAACAAGATTCTTCGGTTACCAACACTTCTTCTCGCATTTTGGGGATACCTCAGTTGTTCCAGAACTGTATTTCGGAATGCGATGTTGATATCCGTGCTTCTTTGCTCAACAATGTTATTGTTTGTGGAGGCACTAGTTTGATGCAAGGATTCTCTCTTCGTCTGCAAAAtgaactttcaaaattatatcCTGGCAGCCGTCTTAAAATCCATGCTTCCGGTCATGTTGTTGAACGCAGTTATGCTTCATGGTTAGGTGGATCTATTTTAAGTAGTCTTGGAACGTTTCATCAATTATGGATATCACGTCAAGAATATGAAGAACATGGTTCTGATCGTTTGGCTTTAATCGAAAAACGATGTAAATAA